One window of the Halobacillus litoralis genome contains the following:
- the nagB gene encoding glucosamine-6-phosphate deaminase, with protein MEVIIVNDYEQLSQRACDIIVEQVHMNPESVLGLATGGTPLGTYRELVQANGNGKIDFKHVSTLNLDEYIGLDSSHPQSYRQFMKRELFDAINISETRTYIPDGRPDDLEEECRRYEALIEAIGPPDLQLLGIGENGHIGFNEPGSDMDGETHIVELTESTRAANARFFDKDEDVPAHAITMGIRSILKSKRILLLASGERKARAIKRLLQGEEDANFPASALLAHPHVTLVMDQAAYGMKGETDAG; from the coding sequence ATGGAAGTGATAATCGTTAATGATTATGAACAGCTGAGCCAGCGTGCGTGCGACATAATCGTTGAACAAGTCCATATGAACCCTGAGTCTGTGCTGGGACTTGCCACGGGAGGCACTCCGCTCGGAACCTATCGTGAACTTGTTCAGGCTAATGGGAATGGGAAAATCGACTTCAAGCATGTTTCGACACTGAATTTAGACGAATATATCGGTCTGGACTCTTCTCATCCTCAAAGTTATCGCCAGTTCATGAAAAGAGAACTGTTCGATGCCATTAATATTTCAGAAACGCGCACTTATATACCTGATGGCCGGCCAGATGATCTGGAAGAAGAGTGCAGACGATACGAAGCATTGATTGAGGCAATCGGGCCTCCAGATTTGCAACTGCTGGGCATCGGTGAAAATGGCCATATCGGATTCAATGAGCCAGGAAGTGACATGGATGGGGAAACCCATATCGTCGAGTTGACTGAATCCACCAGAGCTGCCAATGCTCGTTTTTTTGACAAGGATGAAGATGTACCGGCCCATGCCATTACTATGGGGATTCGGTCCATATTAAAAAGTAAACGGATATTACTGCTTGCTTCCGGAGAAAGAAAAGCTCGTGCTATCAAGCGTTTGCTGCAAGGGGAAGAGGATGCGAACTTCCCTGCGTCAGCTCTTTTGGCCCACCCCCATGTTACACTGGTCATGGATCAAGCAGCTTATGGAATGAAAGGGGAAACAGATGCTGGATAA
- a CDS encoding GntR family transcriptional regulator produces MLDKKSPLPMYYQIEEDIKQKIDSAIYSERETIPSERELSEQYEVSRMTVRQAVTNLVNEGYLYREKGKGTFVAEKKIEQPLQGMTSFTEDMKQRGMNSSSKLLDFTIIPPPADIKRKLSLEEERQVYEIHRIRYADHQPMAVERTFIPVALVPGMQEKDVYGSIYEYIEKNHDYTIHKATQMIEATIADEEQAELLDIVPAAAILHIERTSLLQDGTPFEVVKSSYRADRYKFISEIHRS; encoded by the coding sequence ATGCTGGATAAAAAATCGCCACTGCCGATGTATTATCAAATTGAAGAAGATATCAAACAGAAGATTGATTCAGCCATTTATTCTGAAAGAGAAACCATTCCTTCTGAGCGTGAACTGAGTGAGCAGTATGAAGTCAGTCGGATGACAGTAAGACAGGCTGTCACCAACCTCGTTAATGAGGGTTACTTGTACAGGGAAAAAGGCAAAGGGACTTTTGTAGCTGAGAAAAAAATCGAACAGCCACTCCAGGGGATGACAAGTTTTACTGAAGATATGAAACAAAGAGGAATGAATTCAAGCAGCAAACTTCTCGATTTCACGATCATTCCTCCCCCTGCTGATATAAAAAGAAAGCTCTCCCTCGAGGAGGAAAGGCAAGTTTACGAAATTCATCGAATCCGTTATGCCGATCACCAGCCGATGGCAGTGGAACGCACGTTCATACCGGTAGCTCTAGTTCCAGGGATGCAGGAGAAGGATGTCTATGGATCAATCTATGAATATATTGAAAAAAATCATGATTATACGATTCATAAAGCGACCCAGATGATTGAAGCTACCATTGCTGACGAGGAACAAGCAGAGCTTTTGGATATCGTGCCTGCTGCAGCTATCCTGCACATTGAGCGTACGAGCCTCCTGCAGGATGGAACACCATTTGAAGTCGTAAAATCATCGTACCGTGCAGACAGGTATAAATTCATTAGTGAAATCCACCGTTCTTAA
- a CDS encoding SIS domain-containing protein yields the protein MSYLSKITQHLKRLDEHSGVRPISRQVAGRLNDGGIIHLFGCGHSSLLAQDVYYRAGGLVPVRPILIEPLMLHQGAYQSTLNERTAGFVYPYLAKEDIREEDVVIVLSTSGRNPAPIDVALYGKAQGAMVISVQSLEYSATQVSKHPSQKRLEAVVDFVMDTKVPVGDAIEVREGLETHFSPLSSVVGTALLHDLMTKVIEAFWEDGIDAPVFKSGNVDGADEHNRQMMELYKDRITF from the coding sequence ATGAGTTACTTATCAAAAATCACCCAACACTTAAAGAGGCTGGATGAACATTCAGGGGTCCGCCCTATCAGCAGGCAAGTGGCAGGAAGATTGAATGATGGAGGAATCATCCACCTGTTCGGGTGTGGCCATTCAAGTCTACTTGCTCAAGATGTCTATTACCGAGCAGGAGGTCTTGTTCCTGTTCGGCCGATTTTGATAGAGCCTTTGATGCTGCATCAAGGCGCTTATCAATCTACACTGAATGAAAGGACGGCAGGCTTTGTCTATCCCTATCTGGCAAAAGAGGATATCAGGGAAGAAGATGTCGTTATCGTTCTCTCGACATCCGGCCGGAATCCCGCACCGATAGATGTGGCATTATATGGGAAAGCACAAGGTGCCATGGTCATCTCTGTCCAATCTCTTGAATATTCAGCTACCCAGGTTTCTAAACATCCGTCGCAGAAACGTCTGGAAGCGGTTGTTGATTTTGTAATGGATACTAAGGTCCCTGTAGGTGATGCGATAGAAGTGCGAGAAGGGTTGGAGACACATTTTTCTCCGTTATCTTCGGTAGTGGGAACGGCCTTATTGCATGATTTGATGACAAAGGTGATTGAAGCTTTCTGGGAAGACGGGATCGACGCCCCTGTTTTCAAAAGCGGAAATGTTGATGGCGCAGATGAGCATAATAGGCAAATGATGGAACTGTACAAAGACAGAATCACATTTTGA
- a CDS encoding NAD(P)/FAD-dependent oxidoreductase — translation MKHIIIGAGILGASTAYHLSKAGEQVVIIDRQEPAQATRNAAGIVCPWLTNRSNKAWYQLVLRGAKYYPQLIEELERNGERDTGFDQVGAINIFDTEEKLDRKMEVALKRKADAPEMGVIRKLSPEKTKSLFPPVSDQYGAVHIGGAARVNGRAVAQSLLNAAQKNGAELIGGSARFLYKHEAVHGVIVNEVEYHSDQVIVTNGAWTNELFAPLGLNTNVSFEKAQILHLQMDGVDTSQWPVMLPPFNHYMLTFGKGKIVVGATKEEGDLSDDRVTMGSVHQLMDKALRVAPGLADASYIETKVGFRPFTPGSLPVIGRVAGLDNVLVANGLGASGLTSGPYVGREVAKLARDQKTEIDLDVYSTESLFS, via the coding sequence ATGAAGCATATCATTATTGGAGCGGGGATTCTCGGTGCATCGACAGCTTATCATCTATCTAAAGCAGGTGAGCAAGTCGTTATCATTGACAGACAGGAACCTGCCCAGGCAACACGTAATGCCGCGGGGATCGTTTGTCCATGGCTGACGAACCGCAGCAATAAAGCATGGTATCAGCTGGTTCTTCGTGGAGCGAAGTATTACCCGCAGCTTATCGAGGAATTAGAGCGAAACGGTGAAAGGGACACCGGCTTTGATCAGGTCGGAGCCATCAACATCTTTGATACAGAAGAAAAATTGGACCGGAAAATGGAAGTGGCTTTAAAAAGAAAAGCGGATGCCCCTGAGATGGGTGTAATCAGGAAACTGTCTCCGGAAAAAACCAAAAGTCTTTTTCCGCCTGTATCTGATCAATATGGAGCTGTACATATCGGAGGTGCAGCCAGGGTGAATGGCAGGGCTGTTGCCCAATCACTATTGAATGCGGCTCAAAAAAACGGAGCAGAGTTGATCGGAGGCAGTGCCCGTTTTTTATATAAGCACGAAGCCGTCCATGGAGTGATCGTGAATGAAGTTGAATATCACTCAGATCAAGTGATTGTAACAAACGGTGCTTGGACGAATGAGCTATTTGCCCCTCTCGGATTGAATACAAATGTATCCTTTGAGAAAGCACAGATTCTCCATTTACAAATGGATGGCGTAGATACCAGCCAATGGCCTGTCATGCTGCCACCGTTCAACCACTATATGCTCACCTTTGGTAAAGGGAAGATCGTCGTTGGCGCAACAAAAGAAGAAGGAGACCTGTCAGACGACCGGGTCACGATGGGGTCTGTTCACCAATTGATGGATAAAGCGTTGAGAGTCGCCCCGGGGCTTGCGGATGCGAGCTATATCGAAACGAAGGTCGGTTTTCGTCCGTTCACACCAGGATCCCTTCCTGTCATCGGCAGGGTAGCGGGATTGGACAATGTTCTCGTGGCGAATGGACTCGGCGCATCCGGCCTTACAAGTGGTCCCTATGTAGGGCGAGAAGTAGCTAAGCTTGCAAGAGACCAAAAAACAGAAATCGATCTTGACGTATATAGCACAGAATCCTTATTTTCATAA
- a CDS encoding TIGR04104 family putative zinc finger protein, whose protein sequence is MPICQSCGNKWSWKQSVKSLFRFSRKMKCPYCREMQYQSQDSMKKGSLVALIPIILAPIITMVAQLFFSLEPLFGFVLMIYVLLMGLFFSITPFVLRLSNEEEPLW, encoded by the coding sequence ATGCCGATTTGTCAAAGTTGTGGAAATAAATGGTCCTGGAAACAGTCCGTTAAAAGTTTGTTCCGCTTCAGCCGAAAAATGAAATGCCCTTATTGCAGGGAGATGCAATACCAAAGCCAGGACTCGATGAAGAAAGGGTCTCTTGTTGCTTTGATTCCAATAATCCTTGCACCAATCATCACAATGGTCGCACAATTATTTTTTTCACTTGAACCCTTGTTTGGATTCGTCTTAATGATTTATGTCCTGTTGATGGGGCTGTTTTTTTCGATCACCCCATTTGTATTACGGTTATCAAATGAGGAAGAACCTTTATGGTAA
- a CDS encoding DHA2 family efflux MFS transporter permease subunit has product MTTQPYNKVLMAALLLAGSFITILNQTLMITAIPPIMEEMNVSANSAQWLTTVFMLVNGIMIPVSAFLIERFTTRQLFLSAMGIFAVGTVLGGIAPNFPSLLIGRVVQSAGAGVMLPLMQTVFLMIFPVNKRGTAMGYIGLVISFAPAIGPALSGWITEDYSWRFLFWLVLPLALSIMVLAHFILRNVTELSYPKVDPISIILSSVGFGGLLYGFTLAGNQGWASTDTITVLFIGCITLTIFILRQLRMRHPMLEFRVFKYPVFAITTIIAMITFLGLIGAETLIPLYMQNMREFSAFESGLALLPGAVITAFMSPITGRIFDKIGARLLATVGLTIITGASLAFSFLDIETTFTSITVLYAIRMFGLSMVMMPVTTAGLNQLPKKLIPHGAAMSNTMRMVAASVGTAILVTVMTTTAQNAESNSAIAHPDIHGVNIAFFVVTAISLVGIFLAFFVRRTYPPDEQEEKQSEEEVQKAE; this is encoded by the coding sequence ATGACTACACAACCTTATAACAAAGTACTTATGGCAGCCCTTTTACTTGCGGGCTCCTTTATAACGATACTGAATCAGACATTGATGATCACGGCTATCCCTCCGATTATGGAGGAAATGAACGTTTCAGCCAACTCCGCCCAATGGCTGACGACAGTCTTTATGTTAGTCAACGGCATCATGATACCTGTCAGTGCATTTTTAATTGAACGGTTTACGACACGGCAATTATTTTTATCCGCCATGGGAATTTTTGCAGTCGGAACGGTTTTAGGTGGAATCGCTCCCAATTTCCCTTCTCTGTTAATCGGTCGTGTCGTACAGTCAGCGGGTGCTGGCGTCATGCTTCCGTTGATGCAGACAGTTTTTCTTATGATTTTTCCTGTTAATAAAAGAGGGACAGCCATGGGATACATCGGTCTTGTCATCTCTTTCGCCCCTGCGATCGGTCCTGCTCTATCCGGGTGGATTACAGAGGATTATTCATGGAGATTTTTATTTTGGTTAGTTCTCCCTTTAGCGCTTTCAATAATGGTATTAGCCCATTTCATTCTTAGAAACGTAACAGAGCTCTCCTATCCTAAAGTCGATCCGATTTCCATCATTCTGTCTTCAGTGGGATTCGGTGGGCTGTTATATGGTTTCACCCTTGCCGGAAACCAGGGATGGGCAAGTACTGACACGATCACCGTATTATTCATCGGATGTATCACTTTAACCATTTTCATATTACGGCAGTTGCGTATGCGCCATCCGATGCTGGAATTCCGTGTTTTCAAATACCCCGTATTTGCAATTACAACCATAATTGCCATGATCACCTTCTTAGGTCTGATCGGGGCTGAAACTTTAATTCCTTTATATATGCAGAACATGAGGGAATTTTCTGCGTTTGAATCTGGCCTTGCATTGCTCCCTGGTGCGGTTATTACAGCATTCATGTCACCCATTACAGGGAGGATCTTTGACAAAATAGGAGCTCGTCTCTTAGCTACTGTAGGTCTCACCATCATTACGGGGGCGTCGCTTGCATTTTCCTTTTTGGATATTGAAACGACATTCACAAGTATCACGGTCTTATACGCCATTCGGATGTTCGGTCTTTCAATGGTGATGATGCCTGTCACTACAGCAGGACTCAACCAGTTACCTAAGAAATTGATCCCACATGGTGCTGCGATGAGCAATACAATGCGGATGGTAGCAGCATCTGTCGGGACGGCCATATTAGTAACCGTCATGACGACCACCGCTCAAAACGCCGAGAGTAACAGTGCCATCGCCCACCCTGACATTCACGGCGTAAATATTGCGTTCTTTGTCGTTACCGCTATATCATTGGTTGGAATTTTCCTTGCATTTTTTGTTAGACGTACCTATCCGCCTGATGAGCAGGAAGAAAAACAGAGCGAAGAAGAAGTACAAAAAGCTGAATAA